One Defluviimonas sp. SAOS-178_SWC DNA window includes the following coding sequences:
- the ugpE gene encoding sn-glycerol-3-phosphate ABC transporter permease UgpE: MVEKRGFGLWLTHLGLIVGVLFIFFPIWLAFVASTVTQPEIARPPMPLLPGDQFFENYRKALVSGVNAPVATMLFNSFVMAMGIAVGKIVISILSAFAIVYFRFPGRKAFFWLIFLTLMLPVEVRIVPTYEVAAGFGMLNSYSGLIFPLVASATATFLFRQFFLTVPDELAEAARVDGARPMRFFWDILLPMSRTNIAALFVILFIYGWNQYLWPLLITTDPEMNTIVMGIKQMFPSGDDIADWPVIMATSILAMLPPILVVVSMQKLFIRGLVESEK, translated from the coding sequence ATGGTCGAAAAGCGCGGATTTGGCCTGTGGCTCACCCATCTCGGGTTGATCGTCGGCGTCCTCTTCATCTTCTTCCCGATCTGGCTCGCCTTCGTCGCCTCGACCGTGACGCAGCCTGAAATCGCCCGCCCGCCGATGCCGCTTCTGCCCGGCGACCAGTTCTTCGAGAATTACCGCAAGGCACTCGTCTCGGGCGTCAACGCCCCCGTCGCGACGATGCTCTTCAACTCGTTCGTGATGGCGATGGGGATCGCGGTCGGCAAGATCGTGATCTCGATCCTCTCGGCCTTCGCCATCGTCTATTTCCGCTTCCCCGGACGGAAGGCGTTCTTCTGGCTCATCTTCCTGACCCTGATGCTGCCGGTCGAGGTGCGGATCGTGCCAACCTACGAGGTCGCGGCGGGCTTCGGCATGCTGAACAGCTATTCGGGCCTCATCTTCCCGCTCGTGGCCTCGGCGACCGCGACCTTCCTCTTCCGGCAGTTCTTCCTGACCGTGCCGGACGAACTGGCCGAAGCCGCCCGCGTCGACGGCGCCCGCCCGATGCGGTTCTTCTGGGACATCCTCTTGCCGATGAGCCGTACGAACATCGCGGCCCTCTTCGTGATCCTCTTCATCTATGGCTGGAACCAGTATCTCTGGCCGCTCCTCATCACCACCGACCCGGAGATGAACACCATCGTGATGGGCATCAAGCAGATGTTCCCGTCGGGCGACGACATCGCCGACTGGCCGGTGATCATGGCGACCTCGATCCTTGCCATGCTGCCGCCCATCCTCGTCGTCGTGTCGATGCAGAAGCTCTTTATCCGCGGCCTTGTCGAAAGCGAGAAATGA
- the ugpC gene encoding sn-glycerol-3-phosphate ABC transporter ATP-binding protein UgpC, with translation MATVTLENLRKSFGKTEIIHGVDIDIADGEFIVIVGPSGCGKSTLLRMVAGLETVTSGEVRIDGARVNEKEPMDRNIAMVFQNYALYPHMTVAANMAYGLKIAGKPKAEIAERVAEAARLLQLEPYLDRKPRELSGGQRQRVAMGRAIVREPAVFLFDEPLSNLDAKLRVQMRLEIKQLQRKLGITALYVTHDQVEAMTLADRMIVMNAGVAEQIGAPMEVYENPSTTFVAGFIGSPPMNFLSGVALPALPPTTELGVRPEHVELTAPGAGKVDATVLYAEALGAETLVHLRLADGVQVTARIGGKATPPSEGSTTGLAWSDEHAMLFGPDGKRVPRS, from the coding sequence ATGGCGACCGTGACGCTCGAAAACCTGCGCAAGAGCTTCGGCAAGACCGAGATCATCCACGGCGTCGATATCGACATCGCCGACGGCGAGTTCATCGTGATCGTCGGCCCCTCGGGCTGCGGCAAGTCCACGCTTCTCAGGATGGTCGCGGGGCTGGAAACCGTCACCTCGGGCGAGGTGCGGATTGATGGCGCGCGGGTGAACGAGAAGGAGCCGATGGACCGCAACATCGCGATGGTCTTTCAGAATTATGCGCTCTACCCGCATATGACGGTCGCGGCCAACATGGCCTACGGGTTGAAGATCGCCGGAAAACCCAAGGCCGAGATCGCGGAGCGCGTGGCCGAAGCCGCGCGGCTCCTGCAACTCGAACCCTATCTCGATCGCAAGCCGCGCGAGTTGTCGGGCGGCCAGCGCCAGCGGGTGGCGATGGGCCGGGCCATCGTGCGCGAACCGGCCGTGTTTCTCTTCGACGAGCCTTTGTCGAACCTCGACGCGAAGCTTCGCGTGCAGATGCGGCTGGAGATCAAGCAGCTACAGCGCAAGCTCGGCATCACCGCGCTCTACGTCACCCACGACCAGGTGGAGGCGATGACGCTGGCCGATCGGATGATCGTGATGAATGCGGGCGTCGCCGAACAGATCGGCGCGCCGATGGAGGTGTACGAGAACCCCTCCACGACATTCGTCGCCGGCTTCATCGGCTCACCGCCGATGAACTTCCTTTCGGGCGTGGCGCTGCCGGCGCTACCACCGACGACGGAGCTTGGGGTCAGGCCCGAGCATGTCGAATTGACGGCGCCGGGGGCGGGCAAGGTCGACGCGACCGTGCTTTACGCCGAAGCGCTCGGCGCCGAAACGCTGGTCCATCTGCGGCTCGCCGACGGCGTACAGGTAACGGCGCGGATCGGCGGCAAGGCCACGCCGCCGTCGGAAGGCTCGACCACCGGCCTTGCCTGGAGCGACGAGCATGCGATGCTTTTCGGGCCTGACGGGAAAAGGGTGCCGCGCAGCTAG
- a CDS encoding Hsp20 family protein, whose amino-acid sequence MRTYDFSPLYRATVGFDRIADMMDRVLSADVAQPTYPPYNIEKTDENAYRISIAVAGFSGDELNVEVKEGAVIVAARKAAEETAKTYLHRGIATRAFERRFALADHVKVTGATHADGMLHIDLVREVPEALKPRRIEIAKGDTVEAKAVETVGA is encoded by the coding sequence ATGCGCACGTATGATTTTTCGCCGCTTTATCGCGCGACCGTCGGCTTCGACCGGATCGCCGACATGATGGACCGGGTGCTGTCGGCCGATGTGGCCCAGCCGACCTATCCGCCCTACAACATCGAAAAGACCGATGAGAACGCCTACCGGATCTCGATCGCCGTTGCCGGGTTTTCCGGGGACGAGCTCAACGTCGAGGTGAAGGAAGGCGCCGTGATCGTCGCTGCCCGCAAGGCCGCCGAGGAGACCGCGAAGACCTATCTGCACCGTGGCATCGCGACCCGCGCGTTCGAGCGGCGTTTCGCGCTCGCCGACCACGTGAAGGTCACTGGCGCGACCCATGCAGACGGCATGCTGCATATCGACCTTGTGCGCGAAGTGCCCGAGGCGCTGAAACCGCGCCGGATCGAGATCGCCAAGGGCGACACGGTCGAGGCGAAAGCGGTCGAGACGGTCGGGGCCTGA
- a CDS encoding trypsin-like serine peptidase: protein MRAFLAAMILATVPFGTAAQDTALTALTTADETRGWEAVGRIDIGRSAFCTGALITPSLVLTAAHCLYDQTSGVRHDPADFKFLAGWRNGRAVAYRGVTRTVSHPDYAYEGRDRMDRVAYDLALLELDQPIRLPSVQPFEIGADPMQGDTVGIVSYALERSEAPSLQKACEVLGRQPGILVMTCSVDFGSSGAPIFSIRNGVPSIVSVVSAKAEMDSKPVALGTAMTEPLAELRAAYAVEERTFKKVTPGFGAQLSQNTKAGGAKFLKP, encoded by the coding sequence ATGCGGGCATTTCTGGCGGCGATGATTCTGGCGACCGTGCCCTTCGGCACGGCGGCGCAGGATACCGCCTTGACGGCGCTGACGACGGCCGACGAAACGCGCGGATGGGAAGCGGTCGGGCGCATCGATATCGGCCGATCGGCGTTTTGCACCGGGGCGCTGATCACGCCGTCACTCGTCCTGACGGCCGCGCATTGCCTCTACGACCAGACGAGCGGGGTTCGTCACGATCCGGCGGATTTCAAGTTCCTTGCCGGCTGGCGCAATGGCCGCGCGGTCGCCTATCGTGGCGTCACGCGGACCGTCAGCCATCCCGATTACGCCTATGAGGGCCGCGACCGGATGGACCGGGTGGCCTACGATCTCGCGCTCCTCGAGCTCGACCAGCCGATCCGGCTGCCGTCGGTTCAGCCGTTCGAGATCGGCGCCGATCCGATGCAGGGCGACACGGTCGGCATCGTCTCCTATGCGCTCGAGCGGTCGGAGGCACCGTCGCTCCAGAAAGCCTGCGAAGTGCTGGGGCGGCAGCCCGGCATTCTAGTGATGACCTGCTCGGTTGATTTCGGATCGTCCGGCGCGCCGATATTCTCGATCCGCAACGGCGTCCCGAGCATCGTCTCGGTGGTCTCGGCGAAGGCGGAGATGGACAGCAAGCCGGTCGCCCTCGGGACCGCGATGACCGAGCCGCTGGCGGAGCTTCGCGCGGCCTATGCGGTCGAGGAACGGACGTTCAAGAAGGTGACGCCGGGTTTCGGGGCGCAGCTTTCGCAGAACACCAAGGCGGGCGGGGCGAAGTTCCTCAAGCCTTGA
- the glcF gene encoding glycolate oxidase subunit GlcF has product MQTTFTEEQLRDPGIQRANQILRTCVHCGFCTATCPTYQVLGDELDSPRGRIYLIKDMLENGRPADEKTVRHIDRCLSCLACMTTCPSGVHYMHLVDHARAYIEKTYRRPWRDRALRWVLAQVIPYPTRFRLALLGAKMARPIARFLPDARLRAMVAMAPKQVPPVSRNDDPQVFAATGERRMRVALMTGCAQRALNTDINDATIRLLRRLGCDVVVAKGAGCCGALTHHMGREAEAQGSAEANIRAWMAERRGAGLDAIVINTSGCGTTVKDYGHMFRTTDLATDAAEIAGLACDVTELLARLKPEATAPEPLRVAYHAACSLQHGQKVTAAPKQLLKSAGFEVVEPADPHLCCGSAGTYNLLQPEISGELKRRKVKTLEAKAPDLIAAGNIGCMMQIGSGTGIPVVHTVELLDWATGGPKPRALSTGT; this is encoded by the coding sequence ATGCAGACGACGTTCACGGAAGAGCAGCTTCGCGATCCGGGCATCCAGCGCGCGAACCAGATCCTGCGGACCTGCGTGCATTGCGGGTTCTGTACCGCGACCTGCCCGACCTACCAGGTCCTGGGCGACGAACTCGATTCCCCTCGTGGCCGGATTTACCTGATCAAGGACATGCTGGAAAATGGCCGGCCGGCGGATGAAAAGACGGTCAGGCATATCGACCGCTGCCTGTCCTGCCTTGCCTGCATGACGACCTGTCCGTCGGGCGTGCATTACATGCATCTCGTCGATCATGCCCGCGCCTATATCGAAAAGACCTACCGCCGGCCCTGGCGCGACCGCGCCCTGCGCTGGGTGCTGGCGCAGGTTATCCCCTATCCGACGCGGTTCCGGCTCGCGCTTCTGGGGGCCAAGATGGCGCGGCCCATTGCGCGCTTTCTGCCGGACGCGCGGCTACGGGCGATGGTGGCGATGGCCCCGAAGCAGGTGCCGCCGGTGAGCCGCAATGACGATCCGCAGGTCTTCGCCGCGACCGGGGAGCGGCGGATGCGGGTGGCGCTGATGACGGGTTGCGCGCAGAGGGCGCTCAATACCGATATCAACGATGCGACGATCCGGCTCTTGCGCCGGCTCGGCTGCGACGTCGTGGTGGCGAAGGGCGCCGGCTGCTGCGGGGCGCTTACCCATCACATGGGGCGCGAGGCTGAGGCGCAGGGGTCGGCGGAGGCGAATATCCGCGCGTGGATGGCGGAAAGGCGCGGCGCGGGCCTCGACGCGATCGTGATCAACACGAGCGGTTGCGGGACGACGGTGAAGGACTACGGCCACATGTTCCGCACCACGGACCTCGCGACCGACGCGGCGGAGATCGCGGGGCTGGCCTGCGACGTGACGGAACTGCTCGCGCGGCTCAAACCCGAGGCGACGGCGCCCGAACCGCTGCGCGTCGCCTATCATGCCGCCTGTTCCCTGCAACACGGGCAGAAGGTGACCGCCGCGCCGAAGCAATTGTTGAAATCGGCCGGGTTCGAGGTGGTGGAGCCTGCGGACCCGCATCTTTGCTGCGGCTCGGCCGGCACCTACAATCTTCTCCAGCCAGAGATTTCCGGCGAATTGAAGCGGCGCAAGGTGAAGACCCTGGAGGCGAAGGCGCCCGATCTCATCGCCGCGGGCAATATCGGCTGCATGATGCAGATCGGATCGGGCACCGGGATCCCGGTCGTCCACACTGTCGAACTTCTCGACTGGGCGACGGGCGGGCCGAAGCCCCGCGCCCTTTCAACCGGAACCTAG